From the genome of Macadamia integrifolia cultivar HAES 741 unplaced genomic scaffold, SCU_Mint_v3 scaffold3223, whole genome shotgun sequence, one region includes:
- the LOC122067910 gene encoding arabinosyltransferase XEG113-like, with translation MAWNPFQDISNSKPLFLTIYATVLIGIICSSVYVFSALYGGKTVDPTTLFSPAYPITQDSTQVDHALNSEPVTRGEVPSLSASKPERMKPIWEVPPRGSKMPPLKTFRLTKELVSDRAIDNVIIVTFGNYAFLDFILNWVKHLTDLSLPNFLVAMQNFDSPV, from the exons ATGGCTTGGAATCCGTTCCAAGACATCAGTAACTCGAAGCCACTGTTCTTGACGATATACGCGACTGTTCTAATCGGTATCATCTGCTCCTCAGTCTATGTGTTCTCTGCTCTTTACGGCGGGAAAACGGTCGATCCGACCACGTTGTTTTCTCCCGCTTACCCGATCACTCAGG ATTCTACTCAAGTGGATCATGCTCTGAATTCTGAACCTGTGACAAGGGGCGAAGTACCATCATTATCTGCATCGAAGCCTGAAAGGATGAAGCCTATATGGGAGGTACCACCCCGTGGCTCAAAAATGCCACCTCTGAAGACCTTTCGACTAACAAAAGAGCTCGTGAGTGACAGAGCGATAGACAATGTCATCATTGTAACCTTTGGGAACTATGCTTTCTTGGATTTTATCCTGAATTGGGTTAAACACTTGACTGATCTCAGCCTTCCTAATTTCCTtgttg caatgcaaaattttgattctCCAGtctaa